From Humibacter ginsenosidimutans, a single genomic window includes:
- a CDS encoding alpha-N-acetylglucosaminidase TIM-barrel domain-containing protein, translating into MSTAALAAGACVLTGTPSQALAAPARPAVVPGKAASIGAGAQPAADTLTSWVGSDAASDFDLSIIPASGAEDVYRVTASNGRVHIEGSTPATILAGFDAYIGQVLHQSVSWNESNLHLPATLPDTALITATSNVQHRFVNNDVEDGYTGPYRTFDDWKKLIDVYAMHGLNEVFMPVGSEAVYYDVFKQYGYTQAQLLSWIPQAAHQPWWLLQNMSGAPDALTMAQVDARADLGKKIADYLRSLGMVPVLPGYFGTVPSGFASHASDTDPSASVNIVPQGTWAGGYARPDWLDPNSGVFPDLAAKFYAASQKRLGASTMYKADVLHEGGTAGNVDVPSASKAIQNAMLKAHDDSIWVLLGWQSNPPAAVISAADPKHTFIVDGLSDRYDGLDRESSWKGVPYAFGTIWNFGGHTTIGANLGVQNTRYFDWLNKSGSAMKGLAVLPEGGENNPAEFDFFTGLAWRSGPVDLDTWFADYAHRRYGVDDADAAAAWKIIGETAYSLPSDGWSEAADSIFGAVPSLTVGTAAAWSPSQQRYDTAAFEKALPLLLKASAAVEATPTFKYDLMDVARQVVDNLDRPLLAKIKKAYDSGQQEDFATLTKAWLGDMDLVDQLAGTDQQQLLGSWLETARDAASTSTEADVQERDARAIITTWTPANGSLTDLNDYANREWNGLVGGYYKARWAAYFDYLSKQLAGTPVAAPNFGTMGKAFVDGTASYEPTDGYATKQTGDILSLSTKAVDSYAFATGFEPTPQPLPAPPGAGVTQLSEIGFVSDENNSAYGPTARNTEIGDAATHVRNAITLGGTTYATGIGVNSPSTIVFNLDGRCTRFDSFAGIDASMDLPGKTPNVVFSVSGDGKTLYTSDPFIGGGSTPAQPLKIGVDVTGVKLLTLHVDPNGSEYFDRADWADAKVTCDGPDPVPAPPGDGITQLSHLPFLSDDHDAQYGPIARDTAIGDTGTHVTPPITIGGVVYPTGLGVQAETSIQFNLDKRCTTFSAWVGIDATMDVSGKTPSVTFSVDGDGKTLYTSKELTGGAAVHAVADVTGVKTLTLKADPGTINWFDRADWGDAKVTCTDPTAVAPTTHATLSAAAPASGWYRTAPTVTLSADDAAKTEYRLGAGDWTTYTAPVTMPEGQTVLSYRSTGTNGKVEEAQSLDTVKVDSTAPIVQAKAEGRTVTITASDDGSGIASVEYSTDGGSTWKSYTAPVEAGKDALTVSYRATDVAGNPSTAHDPVTVPADTSEPGSKLTIALGGGADAKHLRAGQKVSVVVTGATEGAALELALHSTPVVVAHGTADANGGAVLDAVIPSGTKPGAHTLVLTASVQGDDAATASLDITVVATGGTTPTPGGSDGATPPASGSANGDGDLAATGSSIPVELIAGAVVLLFVGAGTVLSSVLRRRRASR; encoded by the coding sequence ATGTCGACGGCCGCACTCGCAGCAGGAGCGTGCGTCTTGACCGGCACCCCGTCGCAGGCGCTCGCCGCCCCCGCCCGCCCGGCCGTCGTGCCGGGGAAGGCCGCGAGCATCGGGGCCGGCGCACAGCCGGCGGCCGACACGCTCACGTCGTGGGTGGGGTCGGATGCCGCCTCCGACTTCGACCTCAGCATCATTCCCGCCTCGGGTGCGGAAGACGTCTACCGCGTCACCGCATCGAACGGCCGGGTGCACATCGAGGGCAGCACGCCCGCGACGATCCTCGCCGGATTCGACGCCTACATCGGCCAGGTTCTGCACCAGTCGGTGTCGTGGAACGAGTCGAACCTGCACCTGCCGGCCACGCTTCCCGACACGGCGTTGATCACGGCGACGTCGAACGTGCAGCACCGGTTCGTGAACAACGACGTCGAAGACGGCTACACCGGTCCGTATCGCACCTTCGACGACTGGAAGAAGCTGATCGACGTCTACGCCATGCACGGCCTCAACGAGGTCTTCATGCCGGTCGGCAGCGAGGCCGTCTACTACGACGTCTTCAAGCAGTACGGCTACACGCAGGCGCAGCTGCTCTCCTGGATTCCGCAGGCCGCGCACCAGCCATGGTGGCTGTTGCAGAACATGTCGGGCGCCCCCGACGCGCTGACCATGGCGCAGGTGGATGCCCGCGCCGACCTCGGCAAGAAGATCGCCGACTACCTGCGCTCGCTCGGCATGGTTCCCGTGCTGCCCGGATACTTCGGTACGGTGCCGTCCGGCTTCGCCTCGCACGCGAGCGACACCGACCCGTCGGCGAGCGTCAACATCGTGCCGCAGGGCACCTGGGCGGGCGGCTACGCGCGCCCCGACTGGCTCGACCCGAACAGCGGGGTGTTCCCCGACCTCGCCGCGAAATTCTACGCGGCGTCGCAGAAGCGGCTCGGGGCATCCACGATGTATAAGGCCGATGTTCTGCACGAAGGCGGCACGGCGGGCAACGTCGACGTGCCGTCGGCGTCGAAGGCCATTCAGAACGCCATGCTGAAGGCGCACGACGACTCCATCTGGGTGCTGCTCGGCTGGCAGTCGAACCCGCCGGCCGCCGTGATCTCGGCCGCCGACCCGAAGCACACGTTCATCGTCGACGGCCTCTCCGACCGATACGACGGACTCGACCGCGAGTCGTCGTGGAAGGGCGTGCCCTACGCGTTCGGCACCATCTGGAACTTCGGCGGCCACACCACGATCGGCGCCAACCTCGGCGTGCAGAACACGAGGTACTTCGACTGGCTGAACAAGTCGGGCAGTGCCATGAAGGGCCTGGCCGTTCTACCTGAAGGCGGCGAGAACAACCCCGCCGAGTTCGACTTCTTCACCGGGCTGGCGTGGCGCTCCGGACCGGTCGACCTCGACACCTGGTTCGCGGACTACGCGCACCGCCGTTACGGAGTCGATGACGCCGACGCGGCAGCTGCCTGGAAGATCATCGGTGAGACGGCGTACAGCCTGCCCTCCGACGGCTGGTCGGAGGCCGCCGACAGCATCTTCGGCGCCGTCCCCTCCCTCACGGTCGGCACCGCTGCCGCCTGGTCGCCGTCGCAGCAGCGCTACGACACCGCCGCATTCGAGAAGGCGCTGCCGCTGCTGCTCAAGGCGTCCGCCGCCGTCGAGGCGACGCCCACCTTCAAGTACGACCTGATGGATGTCGCGCGCCAGGTCGTCGACAACCTCGACCGTCCGCTGCTGGCCAAGATCAAGAAGGCGTACGACAGCGGTCAACAGGAGGACTTCGCGACGCTGACCAAGGCGTGGCTGGGCGACATGGATCTGGTCGATCAGCTCGCGGGCACCGACCAGCAGCAGCTGCTCGGGTCGTGGCTCGAGACCGCGCGAGACGCGGCATCCACGTCGACCGAGGCAGACGTGCAGGAACGGGACGCGCGAGCGATCATCACGACCTGGACGCCGGCCAACGGCTCGCTCACCGACCTGAACGACTACGCGAACCGCGAATGGAACGGGCTCGTCGGCGGTTACTACAAGGCACGGTGGGCCGCATACTTCGACTACCTGTCGAAGCAGCTCGCGGGCACGCCGGTGGCCGCGCCGAACTTCGGCACCATGGGCAAGGCGTTCGTCGACGGCACAGCGTCGTACGAGCCGACCGACGGCTATGCCACGAAGCAGACCGGCGACATCCTGAGCCTCTCGACCAAGGCCGTGGACAGCTACGCGTTCGCCACAGGGTTCGAGCCGACACCTCAGCCGCTGCCCGCGCCGCCAGGAGCCGGGGTCACCCAGCTCTCCGAGATCGGGTTCGTCTCCGACGAAAACAACTCCGCATACGGACCGACGGCGCGCAACACCGAGATCGGCGACGCCGCGACGCACGTGCGCAACGCGATCACGCTCGGGGGCACCACCTACGCGACGGGCATCGGCGTCAACTCGCCCTCCACGATCGTGTTCAACCTCGACGGGCGGTGCACGCGGTTCGACTCGTTCGCGGGCATCGACGCGTCGATGGACCTGCCCGGCAAGACGCCGAACGTGGTCTTCAGTGTGAGTGGTGACGGCAAGACGCTGTACACGTCCGACCCGTTCATCGGCGGGGGTTCCACCCCGGCGCAGCCGCTGAAGATCGGCGTCGACGTCACGGGCGTCAAGCTGCTGACCCTGCACGTCGACCCGAACGGCAGCGAGTACTTCGACCGCGCCGACTGGGCGGATGCCAAGGTCACCTGCGACGGACCGGATCCCGTTCCCGCCCCGCCGGGCGACGGCATCACGCAGCTCTCGCACCTGCCGTTCCTCTCCGACGACCACGATGCCCAGTACGGCCCGATCGCCCGTGACACCGCGATCGGCGACACCGGCACGCACGTCACCCCGCCCATCACCATCGGCGGTGTCGTGTACCCGACGGGCCTGGGCGTGCAGGCCGAGACGAGCATCCAGTTCAATCTCGACAAGCGCTGCACGACGTTCTCCGCCTGGGTGGGCATCGACGCCACCATGGATGTCTCGGGCAAGACCCCGAGCGTGACCTTCAGCGTCGACGGCGACGGCAAGACGCTCTACACGAGCAAGGAGCTCACCGGGGGCGCCGCCGTGCACGCCGTGGCCGATGTGACGGGCGTGAAGACGCTCACGCTGAAGGCCGACCCCGGCACGATCAACTGGTTCGACCGCGCCGACTGGGGCGACGCGAAGGTGACGTGCACCGATCCGACGGCGGTGGCGCCCACCACGCACGCCACCCTGTCGGCCGCGGCGCCTGCCTCCGGCTGGTACCGCACGGCTCCGACGGTGACGCTCTCGGCAGACGACGCGGCGAAGACCGAGTATCGGCTGGGCGCCGGCGACTGGACGACGTACACCGCACCGGTCACGATGCCCGAGGGCCAGACCGTGCTCTCGTACCGTTCGACCGGAACGAACGGCAAGGTCGAGGAGGCTCAGTCGCTCGACACCGTCAAGGTCGACTCGACGGCACCGATCGTGCAGGCGAAGGCCGAGGGTCGCACCGTGACCATCACGGCGAGCGACGATGGCTCGGGGATCGCCTCGGTCGAGTACAGCACCGACGGCGGCTCCACCTGGAAGAGCTACACCGCACCGGTCGAGGCGGGCAAGGACGCCCTCACGGTGAGCTACCGCGCGACCGACGTCGCAGGCAACCCCTCGACCGCGCACGACCCGGTGACGGTTCCGGCCGACACCTCGGAGCCCGGCTCGAAGCTGACGATCGCCCTGGGCGGTGGAGCGGACGCCAAGCACCTGCGGGCCGGCCAGAAGGTGAGCGTTGTCGTCACGGGCGCGACGGAGGGCGCCGCGCTGGAGCTCGCTCTGCACTCCACACCTGTCGTGGTGGCCCACGGCACGGCCGACGCGAACGGCGGCGCGGTGCTGGATGCCGTCATCCCGTCGGGCACGAAGCCCGGCGCCCACACGCTGGTGCTCACGGCCTCGGTGCAGGGCGATGACGCGGCGACGGCGTCGCTCGACATCACCGTCGTCGCCACCGGAGGAACGACACCGACGCCCGGCGGATCCGACGGCGCCACGCCGCCCGCATCGGGCAGCGCGAACGGCGACGGCGACCTCGCGGCGACGGGGTCGAGCATCCCGGTCGAGCTGATCGCGGGTGCCGTCGTGCTGCTCTTCGTCGGAGCCGGGACCGTGCTGTCGAGCGTTCTGCGCAGGCGGCGGGCGTCTCGGTGA
- a CDS encoding ROK family transcriptional regulator → MIGDHTSTTGPATGPTVVRGMAYVRAVNSRAVLALLRARDDGLTMAEVVEGTGLSRPALEGALDELASLGWVEETRGAASSPRGGRPARRFRFRAERGCVLGVDVGPSKIDVRLADLRGRMLAAGRVTPVADRELTPAAVHDAISSVVAERSAASRLEAVAIGVPGVVGADGELTNSFVLPGWERRPIRDEFERLLDAPVTMENDANLATLTELTLGAGRGASDLVYLLLGNRISSGVVVDGRLLRGAHGSAGEVGSLPRERWHEPIEAIMNGASTEAADADRGDLVGEVFRRAAAGGRGCERAGQQLHRGGGVRADHTDAHGRPRGRRGGRWCRTGRRSPAGAAAGGDVAASAGQGGGAARRLRRRRRRDRCRAARSAPRGHGDPRARLSNGFGVRYCNCLA, encoded by the coding sequence ATGATCGGGGACCACACGTCAACCACCGGCCCTGCAACGGGCCCCACCGTCGTGCGCGGCATGGCCTACGTGCGTGCCGTGAACTCTCGCGCCGTGCTCGCCCTGCTGCGCGCCCGCGACGACGGCCTGACCATGGCCGAGGTGGTGGAGGGCACGGGTCTCTCGCGCCCCGCCCTGGAGGGTGCGCTCGACGAGCTGGCGTCGCTCGGCTGGGTCGAGGAGACGCGGGGCGCGGCATCCTCGCCCCGCGGCGGTCGACCGGCCAGGAGATTCCGCTTCCGCGCCGAGCGCGGCTGCGTTCTCGGGGTTGACGTGGGTCCCAGCAAGATCGACGTGCGGCTGGCCGACCTGCGGGGCAGGATGCTCGCCGCCGGCCGCGTCACGCCGGTCGCCGACCGCGAGCTCACGCCGGCCGCCGTGCACGACGCGATCTCGTCGGTCGTGGCCGAGCGGTCTGCCGCGAGCCGTCTCGAGGCGGTGGCGATCGGCGTTCCGGGCGTCGTCGGCGCCGATGGCGAGCTGACGAACTCCTTCGTGCTTCCCGGCTGGGAGCGGCGGCCGATCCGTGACGAGTTCGAGCGGCTTCTGGATGCTCCGGTCACCATGGAGAACGATGCCAACCTCGCGACGCTGACGGAGCTGACCCTGGGCGCCGGCCGCGGAGCATCCGATCTCGTCTACCTGCTGCTCGGCAACCGGATCAGCTCGGGCGTCGTCGTCGACGGTCGGCTGCTGCGCGGTGCGCACGGATCGGCGGGCGAGGTCGGCTCCCTGCCGCGGGAACGCTGGCACGAGCCGATCGAGGCGATCATGAACGGGGCATCCACCGAGGCGGCGGATGCCGACAGGGGCGACCTCGTCGGGGAGGTCTTCCGCCGCGCGGCGGCAGGGGGACGAGGCTGCGAAAGAGCTGGTCAGCAGCTACATCGCGGAGGTGGAGTTCGCGCTGATCACACTGATGCTCACGGTCGACCCCGAGGTCGTCGTGGTGGGCGGTGGTGTCGCACGGGCCGGCGCAGCCCTGCTGGAGCCGCTGCGGGCGGCGATGTCGCGGCATCCGCTGGTCAGGGCGGAGGTGCGGCTCGGCGACTACGCCGACGACGCCGTCGTGATCGGTGCCGTGCAGCGCGCTCTGCGCCACGTGGACACGGAGATCCACGGGCTCGCCTGAGCAACGGGTTCGGCGTGAGGTATTGCAATTGCCTTGCATAA
- a CDS encoding isocitrate lyase/PEP mutase family protein, with product MTAATENTGSADRRATADRALRLKALYEAPEITRVVNVWDAVSARVVASLPQTTAIATAGHSIAASFGYEDGGMPLELALAGARTVAEAVDLPVTADLDDGYDDPAETIRRAIGFGVVGANVEDRLRPLHESVARVSAIIGAAEAEGVPFQLNARTDAFVLGSDRPLEERIEDAVTRGRAYLDAGAALVFVPAVLNREVTERLVEGIGWGKISVIGLPGALRASEYQELGVARISYGPLPQRAALLALRDLATDLYGDGAVPADLPALN from the coding sequence ATGACTGCCGCTACCGAGAACACCGGCTCCGCCGACCGCCGCGCCACTGCAGACCGCGCACTCAGGCTGAAGGCCCTCTACGAGGCGCCCGAGATCACCCGCGTCGTCAACGTGTGGGACGCCGTGAGCGCCCGCGTGGTCGCTTCGCTTCCCCAGACCACGGCCATCGCCACTGCAGGACACTCGATCGCGGCGAGCTTCGGCTACGAAGACGGCGGCATGCCGCTCGAGCTCGCGCTCGCCGGTGCGCGCACGGTCGCCGAGGCGGTCGACCTCCCGGTCACCGCAGACCTCGACGACGGATACGACGACCCGGCGGAGACCATCCGCAGGGCGATCGGCTTCGGCGTGGTGGGTGCCAACGTCGAAGACCGCCTGCGTCCGCTGCACGAGTCGGTCGCCAGGGTGAGCGCCATCATCGGAGCGGCAGAGGCCGAGGGCGTGCCGTTCCAGCTCAACGCACGCACGGACGCGTTCGTTCTCGGCTCCGACCGTCCGCTCGAGGAGCGCATCGAGGATGCCGTCACCCGCGGCCGCGCCTACCTCGACGCGGGTGCCGCCCTCGTCTTCGTCCCCGCGGTGCTGAACCGCGAGGTGACGGAGCGTCTCGTCGAGGGCATCGGCTGGGGCAAGATCTCCGTGATCGGGCTGCCGGGCGCGCTGCGGGCATCCGAATATCAGGAGCTCGGGGTGGCCCGCATCTCGTACGGACCGCTTCCGCAGCGCGCGGCCCTGCTTGCGCTGCGCGACCTTGCGACCGACCTCTACGGCGACGGCGCGGTGCCGGCCGACCTGCCGGCGCTGAACTGA
- a CDS encoding GNAT family N-acetyltransferase, with protein sequence MPSDRNTSSIAVRDYDAGDWDALRRIHDAARLDELRDAAVFRASPDELAAAWTGPIEGDLSDGRERVGLDAFLTLEQTYENEELFADRVWVAEYEDAVAGFIAAGFDGGTSEITWLYVDPSLRRRGIARALVEHVLALTAERCELEVLEGNGARAFYERIGFTRVSTSTGKLAGNESFRAVGHVMSRRGDTARTGDHGGDPRT encoded by the coding sequence GTGCCAAGCGACCGAAACACGAGCAGCATCGCCGTGCGCGACTACGACGCCGGCGATTGGGATGCCCTTCGTCGCATCCACGACGCTGCACGCCTCGACGAACTGCGCGACGCGGCAGTGTTCCGAGCGAGCCCTGATGAGCTCGCCGCTGCGTGGACGGGACCGATCGAAGGCGACCTCAGCGACGGACGCGAACGCGTGGGACTCGACGCCTTCCTCACGCTCGAGCAGACCTACGAGAACGAGGAGCTCTTCGCCGACCGCGTGTGGGTCGCCGAATACGAGGATGCCGTCGCCGGCTTCATCGCAGCCGGTTTCGACGGTGGTACGTCGGAGATCACCTGGCTCTACGTCGACCCGAGCCTTCGCCGTCGTGGGATAGCGCGAGCACTCGTCGAGCACGTGCTGGCTCTCACCGCGGAGCGCTGCGAGCTCGAAGTGCTCGAGGGCAACGGAGCCCGCGCGTTCTACGAACGGATCGGGTTCACGCGGGTGTCCACGAGTACGGGAAAACTGGCCGGCAACGAGTCGTTCCGGGCAGTCGGCCACGTCATGTCACGTCGTGGTGACACTGCGCGAACAGGGGATCACGGCGGCGATCCCCGAACGTGA
- a CDS encoding alpha/beta hydrolase, with the protein MVPGMLSNADSALGDWGRAAANLYVKQEALDPANAHADVAWIGYNTPGIVGVTSGVDASQGARRLAAELDADHDTRVGDGSPTSVNVVAHSYGTTTAADALTETAHKVASFTMVASAGLDPLKVTDLARLHVATTHVPGQEGRTPAIYTTGASADHLAPFGADVSGRAEPNPGVAAPGAPVIFGAQSFSSDGDVAKGLLPVEGHNPLGSDGAWWEKVTTAAPPPGHGYFDPGTQSLRNIAATSTGRDAFVDGGLTKTADSWGLSADWEF; encoded by the coding sequence ATGGTGCCGGGCATGCTCTCCAATGCTGACAGCGCGCTTGGTGATTGGGGGCGTGCAGCAGCGAATCTTTACGTGAAACAAGAGGCACTTGACCCGGCGAACGCGCACGCTGATGTGGCGTGGATTGGCTACAACACGCCGGGCATTGTCGGCGTGACCAGCGGTGTGGATGCCTCGCAGGGAGCAAGGCGCCTTGCCGCCGAGCTCGACGCCGATCACGACACCAGGGTCGGCGACGGCAGTCCGACCTCGGTCAACGTGGTCGCTCATTCGTACGGCACCACGACGGCGGCCGATGCGCTGACGGAGACTGCCCACAAGGTCGCGTCGTTCACGATGGTCGCTTCTGCGGGACTCGATCCCTTGAAAGTGACGGATCTGGCCCGGTTGCACGTCGCCACGACGCACGTGCCCGGGCAGGAGGGTCGTACTCCGGCGATCTATACGACGGGAGCCAGCGCAGACCATCTCGCACCGTTCGGAGCGGACGTCTCTGGGCGTGCCGAGCCGAATCCGGGGGTAGCGGCGCCAGGCGCCCCGGTGATCTTCGGCGCTCAGTCCTTCAGCTCCGACGGTGACGTTGCGAAGGGCTTACTCCCGGTGGAGGGGCACAACCCGCTGGGAAGCGACGGGGCGTGGTGGGAGAAAGTGACGACGGCGGCACCACCGCCCGGGCACGGATACTTCGATCCCGGGACGCAGTCGCTTCGTAACATCGCAGCGACGAGCACTGGTCGCGACGCCTTCGTCGACGGCGGCTTGACGAAGACCGCCGATTCGTGGGGTCTATCCGCCGACTGGGAGTTCTGA